One window of Canis lupus baileyi chromosome 21, mCanLup2.hap1, whole genome shotgun sequence genomic DNA carries:
- the MPEG1 gene encoding macrophage-expressed gene 1 protein yields the protein MSSVRGAILFWVVVAWAKTDKPLEQTNETGFQKCKNALKLPVLEVLPGGGWDNLRNVDMGRVMDLTYRSCRTTEDGQYIIPDEITSIAQKQSNLEMNSEILESWVNYQSSTSSSINLELSLYSKVNGKFSSDFQQMKTLQVKDQAITTRVQIRNLIYTVKINSASKLSWGFKKDLMDISDRLENNQTRMATYLAELLVLNYGTHVVTSVDAGAALLQEDHIRASFLQDSQSSHTAVTASAGVAFMNVVNYKFEENYTSQNALTKSYLANRTHSRVRSIGGVPFYPGITLQAWQQSIANHLVAIDRAGLPLPFFISPDTLPELPGPLVKKLSKTVEAAVRHYYAFNTYPGCTDANSPNFNFQANTDDGSCEGKMTNFSFGGVFQECTQLSGKEAAQLCQTLEQRNPLTGAFSCPSGYSPIHLLSQVHEEGYNHLECRRKCTLLVFCKTVCEDVFRVAKAEFRAFWCVASGQIPENSGLLFGGLFSGKTINPLTNAQSCPPGYFPLRLFENLKVCASLDYELGFRFSVPFGGFFSCAVGNPLVNSAFTEGAPSLKKCPGGFSQHLALISDGCQVSYCVKSGLFTGGSLPPARLPPYTRPPLMSQAATNTVIVTNSETASSWIKDSQTRQWRLGEPLELRRAMKVIRGDGGGLSGGAAAGVTMGVTTVLAAVIALAIYGTRKYKKRGYQALEDERQSLAAGTAESGDAPGQEQEQSPA from the coding sequence ATGAGCAGCGTCCGGGGTGCTATCCTCTTCTGGGTAGTGGTAGCGTGGGCTAAAACGGACAAGCCTTTGGAACAGACAAATGAGACTGGATTTCAGAAATGCAAGAACGCCTTAAAACTACCTGTTCTAGAAGTCTTACCCGGAGGAGGCTGGGATAACCTGCGGAATGTAGACATGGGACGGGTGATGGACTTGACCTACAGGAGCTGCAGGACCACGGAGGATGGACAGTACATCATCCCTGATGAAATCACCAGCATCGCCCAGAAACAGAGCAACCTGGAGATGAACTCCgaaatcctggagtcctgggtgaATTACCAGAGCAGCACCTCCAGCTCCATCAACCTGGAGCTCTCCCTGTATTCCAAGGTCAATGGCAAATTCTCCTCTGATTTCCAGCAGATGAAGACCCTTCAAGTGAAGGACCAAGCCATAACTACCCGGGTTCAGATCCGAAACCTGATCTACACGGTCAAAATCAACTCGGCATCCAAACTAAGCTGGGGGTTCAAGAAGGACCTCATGGACATCTCCGACCGCCTGGAGAACAACCAGACGCGGATGGCCACCTACCTGGCAGAGCTTCTGGTCCTCAACTACGGCACCCATGTCGTCACCAGTGTGGATGCCGGAGCTGCCCTCCTCCAGGAGGACCACATCAGAGCCTCGTTCTTACAGGACAGCCAGAGCAGCCACACTGCCGTGACGGCATCTGCTGGTGTCGCCTTCATGAACGTCGTGAACTACAAATTCGAGGAGAACTACACCTCCCAGAACGCGCTCACCAAGAGCTACCTCGCGAACCGAACCCACTCCAGGGTCCGTAGCATCGGGGGGGTTCCTTTCTATCCGGGCATCACCCTCCAGGCCTGGCAGCAGAGCATCGCCAACCACCTGGTGGCCATAGACCGTGCTggcctgcctctgcccttcttcaTCAGCCCCGACACGCTGCCCGAGCTGCCGGGGCCGCTGGTGAAGAAGCTGTCCAAGACGGTGGAGGCGGCCGTGAGACACTATTACGCATTCAACACCTACCCTGGGTGCACAGACGCCAATTCGCCCAACTTCAACTTTCAGGCCAACACCGATGATGGCTCCTGCGAGGGGAAAATGACCAACTTCTCCTTCGGGGGGGTCTTTCAGGAATGCACCCAGCTCTCGGGGAAGGAGGCCGCCCAGCTGTGCCAAACCTTGGAGCAGAGGAACCCCCTCACTGGTGCTTTCTCCTGCCCCTCTGGCTACTCCCCCATCCACCTGCTATCCCAGGTCCACGAGGAGGGCTACAACCACCTGGAGTGCCGGCGCAAGTGCACCCTCCTCGTCTTCTGCAAGACGGTGTGCGAAGACGTGTTCCGGGTGGCGAAGGCTGAATTTAGGGCTTTTTGGTGTGTAGCCAGTGGCCAAATACCGGAAAACTCAGGACTACTCTTCGGGGGCCTCTTCAGTGGTAAGACCATAAACCCCTTGACGAATGCGCAGTCCTGCCCACCTGGCTACTTTCCGCTGAGACTTTTTGAAAACCTCAAGGTATGTGCCTCTCTGGACTATGAGTTGGGATTTAGGTTTTCGGTCCCCTTTGGTGGGTTCTTTAGCTGTGCAGTCGGGAACCCCTTGGTAAATTCTGCCTTTACAGAAGGGGCGCCTTCTCTAAAAAAGTGTCCTGGGGGCTTCAGCCAACACCTAGCCCTCATCAGTGATGGATGCCAAGTGTCCTACTGTGTCAAGTCCGGGCTTTTCACAGGAGGgtctctgccccctgccaggcTCCCACCTTACACCCGGCCACCCCTCATGAGTCAGGCTGCCACCAATACTGTCATCGTGACTAATAGCGAGACAGCAAGCTCCTGGATTAAGGATTCCCAGACCCGCCAGTGGAGGCTGGGGGAGCCGCTGGAGCTGCGCAGGGCCATGAAGGTCATCCGTGGGGATGGCGGGGGTCTGTCGGGAGGGGCAGCGGCTGGAGTCACCATGGGGGTCACCACCGTCCTGGCGGCTGTCATTGCCCTGGCCATCTACGGCACCCGGAAGTACAAGAAGAGGGGGTACCAGGCACTGGAGGATGAGAGGCAGAGTTTGGCTGCGGGCACTGCAGAGAGCGGAGACGCCCCTGGCCAAGAGCAGGAGCAGAGTCCAGCCTAA
- the LOC140613227 gene encoding olfactory receptor 5A1-like, which yields MAVRRNISMTANFILVGFSEHPELQVVLFVLFLGIYSMTLAWNLGLIVLIRMESCLHSPMYFFLGNLSFVDISYTSSIAPKMLCEFFKQQKTISFVGCAAQFFFFIGMGGTECCLLAAMAYDRYAAISNPLLYTALMSPTICVRMVITAYTGGFLTGLVQTSSVFQLHFCGPRVIDHFFCDLPPLLVLSCSSTFLSQVVNFLVVCAVGGTSALVVLVSYGYIIAAVMKIHSTQGRMKAFNTCASHLTMVILFYGSGLFSYLHSSASYSQDQDKVVSMFYGAVIPMLNPIIYSLRNKDIKDALKKLKDRKKQISSLCLIVP from the coding sequence ATGGCCGTGCGAAGGAACATCAGCATGACAGCCAATTTCATCCTTGTGGGATTTTCAGAGCATCCAGAGCTACAAGTTGTCCTCTTTGTGTTGTTTCTGGGGATCTACTCCATGACTCTGGCTTGGAACCTGGGCCTCATTGTCTTGATCAGGATGGAATCATGTCTCCATTCccccatgtatttcttccttgGAAATTTGTCTTTTGTTGATATCTCATATACATCCTCCATTGCCCCCAAGATGCTCTGTGAATTCTTCAAGCAGCAGAAGACCATCTCCTTTGTGGGCTGTGCTGctcaatttttcttcttcattgggATGGGAGGCACTGAATGCTGTCTTCTGGCAGCCATGGCATATGACCGATATGCGGCTATCTCCAACCCTCTGCTCTACACAGCCCTCATGTCGCCCACCATCTGTGTGAGGATGGTCATTACAGCATACACTGGAGGGTTCCTCACTGGATTGGTCCAAACCAGCTCTGTATTCCAGCTGCATTTCTGTGGGCCACGAGTCATTGATCACTTTTTCTGTGACCTGCCACCTCTGCTGGTCTTATCTTGCTCTAGTACCTTCCTCAGCCAGGTAGTGAACTTTCTTGTTGTGTGTGCAGTTGGTGGGACATCAGCTCTTGTTGTCCTGGTGTCCTATGGCTACATCATTGCTGCTGTCATGAAGATCCATTCAACCCAAGGGCGGATGAAGGCTTTCAACACCTGTGCCTCTCATCTGACCATGGTGATTCTCTTCTATGGCTCTGGTCTCTTCTCATACCTTCATTCTAGTGCTAGCTACTCACAGGACCAAGACAAGGTGGTGTCCATGTTCTATGGAGCTGTGATTCCCATGCTGAATCCTATCATATATAGTTTGCGAAACAAGGACATCAAAGATGCATTGAAAAAACTCAAGGACAGGAAGAAGCAGATATCCTCTCTGTGTCTTATAGTtccttga